The Penaeus chinensis breed Huanghai No. 1 chromosome 16, ASM1920278v2, whole genome shotgun sequence genome window below encodes:
- the LOC125033594 gene encoding mucin-19-like isoform X1 translates to MARLKWSSLWAACLLAAVGLTAAHPFLYMRGTRHGYGRNIRPLPCVSKGGETGVCMFAWDCMKANGTHLGTCIDRFYFGSCCKMEQARPPPGLNEIPSGSGSGGTKPLGVDASGPGVPEFDGQLSADENESSESLESPGDSDATSGSASITGSGSTAGAEGPASTTGTSGEAEGPAPATGTGSTAGVEGAGATAGAEGPAPATGTSGEAEGPAPATGTGSTAGAEGAGATAGAEGPAPATGTGSTSGAEGAGATAGAEGLAPATGTSGEAEGPAPATGTSGEAEGPAPATGTSGEAEGPAPATGTGSTAGAEGAGATAGAEGLAPATGTSGEAEGPAPATGTGSTAGAEGAGATAGAEGPAPATGTGSTAGAEGPAPATGTGSTAGVETPTSTGEVDGSTSTGTEGAGSTAETEDASASGAEGPASATGTEEAENGESASEVEIPASTTGTEGAASGSEGSSSIAGEGAESTSGPEAPAPTTGTEDSGSTGGVDGPASTDAEDAGSTGSSEGEVTTEGPASGSGMEDTTEGYDAPPTTEVSVAVDPSTSQPDLPAGSGDSVDEDTTVAPGSGSSSPGVTESQATSPSMGTATPVSPPATESPTASEATIVIETEEPQTMTTMMLQAGSEIERPTTTEDAGAATISITVSGDAEDGSDGSQASTEVPAPAAATFPPATTEESPIIIPVTTIAEASTTKPEEPVSEPFFPVFPAAASEKPEATTLVPPPESSTAKPDEPVTLVFPSGPVATGKPSTLAPTTVTTEEPAMTTSSSEEEETNEPTISENEEEGDSSETTLPDTDVEVTSEATVPETTSKPTAETTLMPTTAEATEKPEEPVVPTTLAPTVTAEQELLERLNNSKAKDICGKPVYPTRRIVGGSEATFGEWPWQVSLRQWRQVTFLHKCGAALVNENWAITAAHCVESVQPEQLLLRLGEFDLERSDEPYAFAERKVQIIATHPQFDSRTFEYDLALLRFYEPVNFQPNIIPICVPEDDYDFIGDTGFVTGWGRLYEDGPLPSVMQKVPVPVITNEECEAMYRVAGYVEHIPNIFICAGYEAGLKDSCEGDSGGPLVIQRDGVWNLAGVISWGIGCALPNQPGVYTRISEFREWIQKIVVF, encoded by the exons ATGGCCCGATTAAAGTGGTCCTCCCTGTGGGCGGCCTGTCTCCTGGCAGCCGTCGGCCTCACCGCCGCCCACCCGTTCCTCTACATGAGAGGTACCAGACACG GTTACGGGCGTAACATCAGACCTCTGCCATGTGTTTCCAAGGGTGGGGAAAcgggcgtgtgtatgtttgcgtgggaCTGCATGAAGGCCAACGGTACACATCTTGGCACGTGCATCGACAG ATTCTACTTCGGGTCATGTTGCAAGATGGAGCAAGCCAGGCCACCCCCGGGCCTTAACGAAATCCCATCGGGCAGCGGCAGTGGTGGCACGAAGCCCTTGGGCGTTGATGCCTCCGGTCCGGGCGTTCCTGAATTCGACGGGCAGCTAAGCGCGGACGAGAACGAGTCCAGCGAGAGCCTAGAGTCGCCTGGTGATTCCGACGCTACCAGTGGCTCTGCCTCTATCACAGGATCTGGATCTACTGCCGGAGCAGAAGGCCCTGCATCTACCACAGGAACTAGTGGCGAAGCAGAAGGCCCTGCACCTGCCACAGGAACGGGATCTACTGCCGGAGTAGAGGGAGCTGGAGCTACTGCCGGAGCAGAGGGCCCTGCACCTGCCACAGGAACTAGTGGGGAAGCAGAAGGCCCTGCACCTGCCACAGGAACGGGATCTACTGCCGGAGCAGAGGGAGCTGGAGCTACTGCCGGAGCAGAGGGCCCTGCACCTGCCACAGGAACGGGATCTACTTCCGGAGCAGAGGGAGCTGGAGCTACTGCCGGAGCAGAAGGCCTTGCACCTGCCACAGGAACTAGTGGCGAAGCAGAAGGCCCTGCACCTGCCACAGGAACTAGTGGCGAAGCAGAAGGCCCTGCACCTGCCACAGGAACTAGTGGCGAAGCAGAAGGCCCTGCACCTGCCACAGGAACGGGATCTACTGCCGGAGCAGAGGGAGCTGGAGCTACTGCCGGAGCAGAAGGCCTTGCACCTGCCACAGGAACTAGTGGCGAAGCAGAAGGCCCTGCACCTGCCACAGGAACGGGATCTACTGCCGGAGCAGAGGGAGCTGGAGCTACTGCCGGAGCAGAGGGCCCTGCACCTGCCACAGGAACGGGATCTACTGCCGGAGCAGAAGGCCCTGCACCTGCCACAGGAACGGGATCTACTGCCGGAGTGGAAACCCCAACATCTACCGGTGAAGTAGATGGCTCTACATCAACAGGAACGGAAGGAGCTGGGTCTACCGCAGAGACCGAAGATGCGTCTGCAAGTGGAGCAGAGGGCCCAGCATCTGCTACAGGAACAGAGGAAGCTGAGAATGGTGAATCTGCTAGCGAAGTAGAGATTCCTGCATCCACCACGGGAACAGAAGGAGCTGCTAGTGGATCAGAAGGCTCTTCATCCATCGCAGGAGAAGGAGCTGAATCTACAAGTGGACCAGAAGCTCCTGCACCCACCACAGGAACAGAAGATTCCGGATCCACTGGTGGGGTAGATGGCCCTGCATCTACAGACGCAGAAGACGCCGGATCTACTGGCAGCTCAGAAGGCGAGGTAACTACAGAGGGCCCTGCGTCAGGCAGCGGCATGGAGGATACAACCGAGGGCTATGATGCGCCGCCCACCACGGAGGTGAGCGTCGCAGTGGATCCCTCGACCTCTCAGCCTGACCTACCCGCCGGCAGCGGAGACTCCGTCGACGAGGACACGACCGTCGCCCCGGGCTCGGGCTCTTCCTCCCCCGGCGTCACTGAGTCGCAGGCGACCAGCCCGAGTATGGGAACCGCCACCCCCGTCAGCCCCCCCGCCACGGAGTCCCCCACGGCCTCGGAGGCGACGATCGTTATAGAGACGGAAGAGCCACAGACAATGACCACGATGATGTTGCAGGCAGGCTCTGAGATTGAGCGGCCCACAACCACGGAGGACGCCGGCGCCGCCACGATCTCCATCACGGTGAGCGGCGACGCGGAGGACGGCAGCGACGGGTCGCAAGCATCGACGGAAGTCCCGGCCCCCGCGGCGGCGACATTCCCGCCCGCGACGACCGAGGAGTCGCCAATCATCATTCCAGTCACGACCATCGCCGAAGCCTCGACAACCAAACCCGAGGAGCCCGTCAGCGAGCCGTTCTTCCCCGTTTTCCCCGCGGCAGCGAGTGAGAAGCCCGAGGCAACGACGCTGGTTCCGCCACCTGAATCCAGCACGGCGAAGCCCGACGAACCGGTAACTTTAGTGTTCCCGAGTGGTCCTGTAGCCACTGGGAAGCCTTCCACGCTCGCCCCCACAACCGTCACGACCGAAGAGCCTGCCATGACAACCTCCTcttctgaagaagaagaaacgaacgaGCCAACCATTTccgagaatgaagaagagggcgATTCGAGCGAAACGACACTGCCAGATACTGATGTTGAAGTAACAAGCGAGGCAACAGTACCTGAGACAACAAGCAAGCCCACCGCGGAAACCACACTGATGCCCACAACTGCAGAGGCGACGGAGAAGCCCGAAGAACCTGTAGTGCCGACCACCCTGGCTCCGACGGTCACTGCTGAACAAGAATTGCTAGAGAGGCTAAACAACTCAAAGGCTAAAGACA TTTGTGGCAAGCCAGTGTATCCAACACGAAGAATTGTGGGCGGCAGTGAAGCCACCTTCGGCGAATGGCCATGGCAG GTGTCCCTCCGGCAATGGAGACAGGTGACATTCCTTCACAAATGCGGCGCCGCTTTAGTCAACGAGAACTGGGCGATCACGGCTGCCCATTGCGTCGAGAG CGTGCAGCCCGAGCAGCTCCTCCTGCGGCTCGGCGAGTTCGACCTAGAGCGATCTGATGAGCCCTACGCCTTCGCCGAGAGGAAGGTGCAGATTATCGCCACCCACCCTCAGTTCGACTCTCGAACCTTCGAGTACGACTTGGCGCTCCTCAG GTTTTACGAGCCGGTCAACTTCCAGCCCAACATCATTCCCATCTGCGTCCCGGAGGACGACTACGACTTCATCGGCGACACCGGCTTCGTCACGGGCTGGGGTCGTCTTTACGAAG aTGGTCCTCTGCCATCTGTCATGCAGAAGGTCCCTGTGCCCGTCATTACCAATGAAGAATGTGAAGCAATGTACAGGGTGGCTGGCTATGTGGAACACATTCCCAACATCTTCATATGCGCTGGCTATGAGGCCGGCCTTAAGGATTCGTGTGAG GGCGACTCTGGCGGCCCTCTGGTGATCCAGCGCGACGGCGTGTGGAACCTTGCGGGCGTGATCTCGTGGGGCATCGGCTGTGCGCTGCCCAACCAGCCGGGCGTCTACACGAGAATATCCGAGTTCAGGGAATGGATCCAGAAGATCGTCGTGTTCTGA
- the LOC125033594 gene encoding mucin-19-like isoform X2 produces MARLKWSSLWAACLLAAVGLTAAHPFLYMRGTRHGYGRNIRPLPCVSKGGETGVCMFAWDCMKANGTHLGTCIDRFYFGSCCKMEQARPPPGLNEIPSGSGSGGTKPLGVDASGPGVPEFDGQLSADENESSESLESPGDSDATSGSASITGSGSTAGAEGPASTTGTSGEAEGPAPATGTGSTAGVEGAGATAGAEGPAPATGTSGEAEGPAPATGTGSTAGAEGAGATAGAEGPAPATGTGSTSGAEGAGATAGAEGLAPATGTSGEAEGPAPATGTSGEAEGPAPATGTSGEAEGPAPATGTGSTAGAEGAGATAGAEGLAPATGTSGEAEGPAPATGTGSTAGAEGAGATAGAEGPAPATGTGSTAGAEGPAPATGTGSTAGVETPTSTGEVDGSTSTGTEGAGSTAETEDASASGAEGPASATGTEEAENGESASEVEIPASTTGTEGAASGSEGSSSIAGEGAESTSGPEAPAPTTGTEDSGSTGGVDGPASTDAEDAGSTGSSEGEVTTEGPASGSGMEDTTEGYDAPPTTEVSVAVDPSTSQPDLPAGSGDSVDEDTTVAPGSGSSSPGVTESQATSPSMGTATPVSPPATESPTASEATIVIETEEPQTMTTMMLQAGSEIERPTTTEDAGAATISITVSGDAEDGSDGSQASTEVPAPAAATFPPATTEESPIIIPVTTIAEASTTKPEEPVSEPFFPVFPAAASEKPEATTLVPPPESSTAKPDEPVTLVFPSGPVATGKPSTLAPTTVTTEEPAMTTSSSEEEETNEPTISENEEEGDSSETTLPDTDVEVTSEATVPETTSKPTAETTLMPTTAEATEKPEEPVVPTTLAPTVTAEQELLERLNNSKAKDICGKPVYPTRRIVGGSEATFGEWPWQVSLRQWRQVTFLHKCGAALVNENWAITAAHCVESVQPEQLLLRLGEFDLERSDEPYAFAERKVQIIATHPQFDSRTFEYDLALLRFYEPVNFQPNIIPICVPEDDYDFIGDTGFVTGWGRLYEGGPLHARMQEVEVPVISNDECAWMFLRSGGIVGLPHIMMCAGYAEGKKDACEGDSGGPLVIQRDGVWNLAGVISWGIGCALPNQPGVYTRISEFREWIQKIVVF; encoded by the exons ATGGCCCGATTAAAGTGGTCCTCCCTGTGGGCGGCCTGTCTCCTGGCAGCCGTCGGCCTCACCGCCGCCCACCCGTTCCTCTACATGAGAGGTACCAGACACG GTTACGGGCGTAACATCAGACCTCTGCCATGTGTTTCCAAGGGTGGGGAAAcgggcgtgtgtatgtttgcgtgggaCTGCATGAAGGCCAACGGTACACATCTTGGCACGTGCATCGACAG ATTCTACTTCGGGTCATGTTGCAAGATGGAGCAAGCCAGGCCACCCCCGGGCCTTAACGAAATCCCATCGGGCAGCGGCAGTGGTGGCACGAAGCCCTTGGGCGTTGATGCCTCCGGTCCGGGCGTTCCTGAATTCGACGGGCAGCTAAGCGCGGACGAGAACGAGTCCAGCGAGAGCCTAGAGTCGCCTGGTGATTCCGACGCTACCAGTGGCTCTGCCTCTATCACAGGATCTGGATCTACTGCCGGAGCAGAAGGCCCTGCATCTACCACAGGAACTAGTGGCGAAGCAGAAGGCCCTGCACCTGCCACAGGAACGGGATCTACTGCCGGAGTAGAGGGAGCTGGAGCTACTGCCGGAGCAGAGGGCCCTGCACCTGCCACAGGAACTAGTGGGGAAGCAGAAGGCCCTGCACCTGCCACAGGAACGGGATCTACTGCCGGAGCAGAGGGAGCTGGAGCTACTGCCGGAGCAGAGGGCCCTGCACCTGCCACAGGAACGGGATCTACTTCCGGAGCAGAGGGAGCTGGAGCTACTGCCGGAGCAGAAGGCCTTGCACCTGCCACAGGAACTAGTGGCGAAGCAGAAGGCCCTGCACCTGCCACAGGAACTAGTGGCGAAGCAGAAGGCCCTGCACCTGCCACAGGAACTAGTGGCGAAGCAGAAGGCCCTGCACCTGCCACAGGAACGGGATCTACTGCCGGAGCAGAGGGAGCTGGAGCTACTGCCGGAGCAGAAGGCCTTGCACCTGCCACAGGAACTAGTGGCGAAGCAGAAGGCCCTGCACCTGCCACAGGAACGGGATCTACTGCCGGAGCAGAGGGAGCTGGAGCTACTGCCGGAGCAGAGGGCCCTGCACCTGCCACAGGAACGGGATCTACTGCCGGAGCAGAAGGCCCTGCACCTGCCACAGGAACGGGATCTACTGCCGGAGTGGAAACCCCAACATCTACCGGTGAAGTAGATGGCTCTACATCAACAGGAACGGAAGGAGCTGGGTCTACCGCAGAGACCGAAGATGCGTCTGCAAGTGGAGCAGAGGGCCCAGCATCTGCTACAGGAACAGAGGAAGCTGAGAATGGTGAATCTGCTAGCGAAGTAGAGATTCCTGCATCCACCACGGGAACAGAAGGAGCTGCTAGTGGATCAGAAGGCTCTTCATCCATCGCAGGAGAAGGAGCTGAATCTACAAGTGGACCAGAAGCTCCTGCACCCACCACAGGAACAGAAGATTCCGGATCCACTGGTGGGGTAGATGGCCCTGCATCTACAGACGCAGAAGACGCCGGATCTACTGGCAGCTCAGAAGGCGAGGTAACTACAGAGGGCCCTGCGTCAGGCAGCGGCATGGAGGATACAACCGAGGGCTATGATGCGCCGCCCACCACGGAGGTGAGCGTCGCAGTGGATCCCTCGACCTCTCAGCCTGACCTACCCGCCGGCAGCGGAGACTCCGTCGACGAGGACACGACCGTCGCCCCGGGCTCGGGCTCTTCCTCCCCCGGCGTCACTGAGTCGCAGGCGACCAGCCCGAGTATGGGAACCGCCACCCCCGTCAGCCCCCCCGCCACGGAGTCCCCCACGGCCTCGGAGGCGACGATCGTTATAGAGACGGAAGAGCCACAGACAATGACCACGATGATGTTGCAGGCAGGCTCTGAGATTGAGCGGCCCACAACCACGGAGGACGCCGGCGCCGCCACGATCTCCATCACGGTGAGCGGCGACGCGGAGGACGGCAGCGACGGGTCGCAAGCATCGACGGAAGTCCCGGCCCCCGCGGCGGCGACATTCCCGCCCGCGACGACCGAGGAGTCGCCAATCATCATTCCAGTCACGACCATCGCCGAAGCCTCGACAACCAAACCCGAGGAGCCCGTCAGCGAGCCGTTCTTCCCCGTTTTCCCCGCGGCAGCGAGTGAGAAGCCCGAGGCAACGACGCTGGTTCCGCCACCTGAATCCAGCACGGCGAAGCCCGACGAACCGGTAACTTTAGTGTTCCCGAGTGGTCCTGTAGCCACTGGGAAGCCTTCCACGCTCGCCCCCACAACCGTCACGACCGAAGAGCCTGCCATGACAACCTCCTcttctgaagaagaagaaacgaacgaGCCAACCATTTccgagaatgaagaagagggcgATTCGAGCGAAACGACACTGCCAGATACTGATGTTGAAGTAACAAGCGAGGCAACAGTACCTGAGACAACAAGCAAGCCCACCGCGGAAACCACACTGATGCCCACAACTGCAGAGGCGACGGAGAAGCCCGAAGAACCTGTAGTGCCGACCACCCTGGCTCCGACGGTCACTGCTGAACAAGAATTGCTAGAGAGGCTAAACAACTCAAAGGCTAAAGACA TTTGTGGCAAGCCAGTGTATCCAACACGAAGAATTGTGGGCGGCAGTGAAGCCACCTTCGGCGAATGGCCATGGCAG GTGTCCCTCCGGCAATGGAGACAGGTGACATTCCTTCACAAATGCGGCGCCGCTTTAGTCAACGAGAACTGGGCGATCACGGCTGCCCATTGCGTCGAGAG CGTGCAGCCCGAGCAGCTCCTCCTGCGGCTCGGCGAGTTCGACCTAGAGCGATCTGATGAGCCCTACGCCTTCGCCGAGAGGAAGGTGCAGATTATCGCCACCCACCCTCAGTTCGACTCTCGAACCTTCGAGTACGACTTGGCGCTCCTCAG GTTTTACGAGCCGGTCAACTTCCAGCCCAACATCATTCCCATCTGCGTCCCGGAGGACGACTACGACTTCATCGGCGACACCGGCTTCGTCACGGGCTGGGGTCGTCTTTACGAAG GCGGCCCCCTCCATGCAAGGATGCAAGAGGTAGAGGTGCCAGTCATTAGCAATGACGAGTGTGCTTGGATGTTCCTGAGGAGCGGAGGCATTGTGGGCCTGCCCCACATTATGATGTGCGCGGGGTACGCGGAGGGCAAGAAAGATGCGTGCGAG GGCGACTCTGGCGGCCCTCTGGTGATCCAGCGCGACGGCGTGTGGAACCTTGCGGGCGTGATCTCGTGGGGCATCGGCTGTGCGCTGCCCAACCAGCCGGGCGTCTACACGAGAATATCCGAGTTCAGGGAATGGATCCAGAAGATCGTCGTGTTCTGA
- the LOC125033594 gene encoding mucin-19-like isoform X3, whose translation MARLKWSSLWAACLLAAVGLTAAHPFLYMRGYGRNIRPLPCVSKGGETGVCMFAWDCMKANGTHLGTCIDRFYFGSCCKMEQARPPPGLNEIPSGSGSGGTKPLGVDASGPGVPEFDGQLSADENESSESLESPGDSDATSGSASITGSGSTAGAEGPASTTGTSGEAEGPAPATGTGSTAGVEGAGATAGAEGPAPATGTSGEAEGPAPATGTGSTAGAEGAGATAGAEGPAPATGTGSTSGAEGAGATAGAEGLAPATGTSGEAEGPAPATGTSGEAEGPAPATGTSGEAEGPAPATGTGSTAGAEGAGATAGAEGLAPATGTSGEAEGPAPATGTGSTAGAEGAGATAGAEGPAPATGTGSTAGAEGPAPATGTGSTAGVETPTSTGEVDGSTSTGTEGAGSTAETEDASASGAEGPASATGTEEAENGESASEVEIPASTTGTEGAASGSEGSSSIAGEGAESTSGPEAPAPTTGTEDSGSTGGVDGPASTDAEDAGSTGSSEGEVTTEGPASGSGMEDTTEGYDAPPTTEVSVAVDPSTSQPDLPAGSGDSVDEDTTVAPGSGSSSPGVTESQATSPSMGTATPVSPPATESPTASEATIVIETEEPQTMTTMMLQAGSEIERPTTTEDAGAATISITVSGDAEDGSDGSQASTEVPAPAAATFPPATTEESPIIIPVTTIAEASTTKPEEPVSEPFFPVFPAAASEKPEATTLVPPPESSTAKPDEPVTLVFPSGPVATGKPSTLAPTTVTTEEPAMTTSSSEEEETNEPTISENEEEGDSSETTLPDTDVEVTSEATVPETTSKPTAETTLMPTTAEATEKPEEPVVPTTLAPTVTAEQELLERLNNSKAKDICGKPVYPTRRIVGGSEATFGEWPWQVSLRQWRQVTFLHKCGAALVNENWAITAAHCVESVQPEQLLLRLGEFDLERSDEPYAFAERKVQIIATHPQFDSRTFEYDLALLRFYEPVNFQPNIIPICVPEDDYDFIGDTGFVTGWGRLYEDGPLPSVMQKVPVPVITNEECEAMYRVAGYVEHIPNIFICAGYEAGLKDSCEGDSGGPLVIQRDGVWNLAGVISWGIGCALPNQPGVYTRISEFREWIQKIVVF comes from the exons ATGGCCCGATTAAAGTGGTCCTCCCTGTGGGCGGCCTGTCTCCTGGCAGCCGTCGGCCTCACCGCCGCCCACCCGTTCCTCTACATGAGAG GTTACGGGCGTAACATCAGACCTCTGCCATGTGTTTCCAAGGGTGGGGAAAcgggcgtgtgtatgtttgcgtgggaCTGCATGAAGGCCAACGGTACACATCTTGGCACGTGCATCGACAG ATTCTACTTCGGGTCATGTTGCAAGATGGAGCAAGCCAGGCCACCCCCGGGCCTTAACGAAATCCCATCGGGCAGCGGCAGTGGTGGCACGAAGCCCTTGGGCGTTGATGCCTCCGGTCCGGGCGTTCCTGAATTCGACGGGCAGCTAAGCGCGGACGAGAACGAGTCCAGCGAGAGCCTAGAGTCGCCTGGTGATTCCGACGCTACCAGTGGCTCTGCCTCTATCACAGGATCTGGATCTACTGCCGGAGCAGAAGGCCCTGCATCTACCACAGGAACTAGTGGCGAAGCAGAAGGCCCTGCACCTGCCACAGGAACGGGATCTACTGCCGGAGTAGAGGGAGCTGGAGCTACTGCCGGAGCAGAGGGCCCTGCACCTGCCACAGGAACTAGTGGGGAAGCAGAAGGCCCTGCACCTGCCACAGGAACGGGATCTACTGCCGGAGCAGAGGGAGCTGGAGCTACTGCCGGAGCAGAGGGCCCTGCACCTGCCACAGGAACGGGATCTACTTCCGGAGCAGAGGGAGCTGGAGCTACTGCCGGAGCAGAAGGCCTTGCACCTGCCACAGGAACTAGTGGCGAAGCAGAAGGCCCTGCACCTGCCACAGGAACTAGTGGCGAAGCAGAAGGCCCTGCACCTGCCACAGGAACTAGTGGCGAAGCAGAAGGCCCTGCACCTGCCACAGGAACGGGATCTACTGCCGGAGCAGAGGGAGCTGGAGCTACTGCCGGAGCAGAAGGCCTTGCACCTGCCACAGGAACTAGTGGCGAAGCAGAAGGCCCTGCACCTGCCACAGGAACGGGATCTACTGCCGGAGCAGAGGGAGCTGGAGCTACTGCCGGAGCAGAGGGCCCTGCACCTGCCACAGGAACGGGATCTACTGCCGGAGCAGAAGGCCCTGCACCTGCCACAGGAACGGGATCTACTGCCGGAGTGGAAACCCCAACATCTACCGGTGAAGTAGATGGCTCTACATCAACAGGAACGGAAGGAGCTGGGTCTACCGCAGAGACCGAAGATGCGTCTGCAAGTGGAGCAGAGGGCCCAGCATCTGCTACAGGAACAGAGGAAGCTGAGAATGGTGAATCTGCTAGCGAAGTAGAGATTCCTGCATCCACCACGGGAACAGAAGGAGCTGCTAGTGGATCAGAAGGCTCTTCATCCATCGCAGGAGAAGGAGCTGAATCTACAAGTGGACCAGAAGCTCCTGCACCCACCACAGGAACAGAAGATTCCGGATCCACTGGTGGGGTAGATGGCCCTGCATCTACAGACGCAGAAGACGCCGGATCTACTGGCAGCTCAGAAGGCGAGGTAACTACAGAGGGCCCTGCGTCAGGCAGCGGCATGGAGGATACAACCGAGGGCTATGATGCGCCGCCCACCACGGAGGTGAGCGTCGCAGTGGATCCCTCGACCTCTCAGCCTGACCTACCCGCCGGCAGCGGAGACTCCGTCGACGAGGACACGACCGTCGCCCCGGGCTCGGGCTCTTCCTCCCCCGGCGTCACTGAGTCGCAGGCGACCAGCCCGAGTATGGGAACCGCCACCCCCGTCAGCCCCCCCGCCACGGAGTCCCCCACGGCCTCGGAGGCGACGATCGTTATAGAGACGGAAGAGCCACAGACAATGACCACGATGATGTTGCAGGCAGGCTCTGAGATTGAGCGGCCCACAACCACGGAGGACGCCGGCGCCGCCACGATCTCCATCACGGTGAGCGGCGACGCGGAGGACGGCAGCGACGGGTCGCAAGCATCGACGGAAGTCCCGGCCCCCGCGGCGGCGACATTCCCGCCCGCGACGACCGAGGAGTCGCCAATCATCATTCCAGTCACGACCATCGCCGAAGCCTCGACAACCAAACCCGAGGAGCCCGTCAGCGAGCCGTTCTTCCCCGTTTTCCCCGCGGCAGCGAGTGAGAAGCCCGAGGCAACGACGCTGGTTCCGCCACCTGAATCCAGCACGGCGAAGCCCGACGAACCGGTAACTTTAGTGTTCCCGAGTGGTCCTGTAGCCACTGGGAAGCCTTCCACGCTCGCCCCCACAACCGTCACGACCGAAGAGCCTGCCATGACAACCTCCTcttctgaagaagaagaaacgaacgaGCCAACCATTTccgagaatgaagaagagggcgATTCGAGCGAAACGACACTGCCAGATACTGATGTTGAAGTAACAAGCGAGGCAACAGTACCTGAGACAACAAGCAAGCCCACCGCGGAAACCACACTGATGCCCACAACTGCAGAGGCGACGGAGAAGCCCGAAGAACCTGTAGTGCCGACCACCCTGGCTCCGACGGTCACTGCTGAACAAGAATTGCTAGAGAGGCTAAACAACTCAAAGGCTAAAGACA TTTGTGGCAAGCCAGTGTATCCAACACGAAGAATTGTGGGCGGCAGTGAAGCCACCTTCGGCGAATGGCCATGGCAG GTGTCCCTCCGGCAATGGAGACAGGTGACATTCCTTCACAAATGCGGCGCCGCTTTAGTCAACGAGAACTGGGCGATCACGGCTGCCCATTGCGTCGAGAG CGTGCAGCCCGAGCAGCTCCTCCTGCGGCTCGGCGAGTTCGACCTAGAGCGATCTGATGAGCCCTACGCCTTCGCCGAGAGGAAGGTGCAGATTATCGCCACCCACCCTCAGTTCGACTCTCGAACCTTCGAGTACGACTTGGCGCTCCTCAG GTTTTACGAGCCGGTCAACTTCCAGCCCAACATCATTCCCATCTGCGTCCCGGAGGACGACTACGACTTCATCGGCGACACCGGCTTCGTCACGGGCTGGGGTCGTCTTTACGAAG aTGGTCCTCTGCCATCTGTCATGCAGAAGGTCCCTGTGCCCGTCATTACCAATGAAGAATGTGAAGCAATGTACAGGGTGGCTGGCTATGTGGAACACATTCCCAACATCTTCATATGCGCTGGCTATGAGGCCGGCCTTAAGGATTCGTGTGAG GGCGACTCTGGCGGCCCTCTGGTGATCCAGCGCGACGGCGTGTGGAACCTTGCGGGCGTGATCTCGTGGGGCATCGGCTGTGCGCTGCCCAACCAGCCGGGCGTCTACACGAGAATATCCGAGTTCAGGGAATGGATCCAGAAGATCGTCGTGTTCTGA